One genomic segment of Streptomyces sp. TLI_146 includes these proteins:
- a CDS encoding cation acetate symporter: MSAGRDHQALALLLFSAFVAATLAITTWVSRNRRGSAEEFYAGGRLFSPMENGFAIAGDYMSAASFLGISGLIALFGYDGMLYSVGFLVAWLVVLLLVAELVRNCGRFTLADVIAARMSERPVRIAAGTSSVTVSVLYLVAQMVGAGSLVALLLGGSSGAARSWTVIGVGALMVVYVSLGGMRATTWIQIVKAVLLMAGAVTLTVLVLMRFHGDVNLLLNTAAERSGHGKEFLSPGLRYGGGWTARLDFISLGLALVLGTAGLPHILSRFYTVPTARAARRSVVWAIGLIGGFYLMTIVLGFGAAAVVGSAEVKSANAAGNTAVPLLALDLGGGAGSTGGTVLFAVVAAVAFATILAVVAGITLASSASVAHDLYASLRRRHAKQHSEVAVARVAAAGIGAVAIGLGLLARDLNVAFLVGLAFAVAASANLPVLLYTLFWRNFTTRGAVWSVYGGLVPALVLVVLSPVVSGGPHALFPGVDFQFFPLENPGLVSIPLGFLAGWLGTVTSPEPPDEARHAETEVRSLTGAGAV; the protein is encoded by the coding sequence GTGAGCGCCGGCAGGGACCATCAGGCGCTGGCGCTGCTGCTGTTCAGCGCGTTCGTGGCGGCGACGCTGGCGATCACCACCTGGGTGAGCCGTAACCGGCGCGGCTCGGCGGAGGAGTTCTACGCGGGCGGGCGGCTGTTCTCTCCCATGGAGAACGGTTTCGCCATCGCGGGCGACTACATGTCGGCCGCCTCGTTCCTGGGCATCTCCGGACTCATCGCGCTGTTCGGGTACGACGGGATGCTCTACTCCGTCGGGTTCCTGGTGGCCTGGCTGGTGGTGCTGCTGCTGGTGGCCGAACTGGTCCGCAACTGCGGGCGGTTCACCCTCGCCGATGTGATCGCCGCCCGGATGAGCGAGCGCCCGGTGCGGATCGCGGCGGGAACTTCCTCGGTGACCGTGTCCGTTCTCTATCTGGTGGCGCAGATGGTCGGCGCGGGCAGTCTGGTGGCGCTGCTGCTCGGCGGCTCCAGCGGCGCGGCCCGCTCGTGGACCGTCATCGGCGTGGGCGCGCTGATGGTGGTCTATGTGTCGCTCGGCGGGATGCGGGCGACCACCTGGATCCAGATCGTGAAGGCCGTCCTCCTCATGGCCGGAGCGGTCACGCTCACCGTGCTGGTGCTGATGCGCTTCCACGGAGACGTCAACCTGCTGCTCAACACGGCGGCCGAGCGGAGCGGCCACGGAAAGGAGTTCCTCTCCCCGGGGCTCAGATACGGCGGCGGCTGGACCGCGCGGCTGGACTTCATCAGCCTGGGCCTGGCCCTGGTGCTCGGTACGGCGGGGCTGCCGCACATCCTCTCCCGCTTCTACACGGTGCCGACCGCCCGGGCCGCGCGCCGCTCGGTGGTCTGGGCGATCGGTCTCATCGGCGGCTTCTATCTGATGACCATCGTGCTCGGCTTCGGCGCGGCCGCCGTGGTGGGCTCCGCCGAGGTGAAATCCGCGAACGCGGCGGGGAACACGGCCGTACCGCTGCTGGCGCTCGATCTGGGCGGCGGCGCGGGCTCCACAGGCGGAACGGTTCTCTTCGCGGTCGTGGCGGCGGTCGCCTTCGCGACCATCCTCGCCGTCGTCGCCGGGATCACCCTCGCCTCCTCCGCCTCGGTCGCCCATGACCTGTACGCCTCGCTGCGGCGGCGCCACGCCAAGCAGCACAGCGAGGTGGCGGTGGCCCGGGTCGCCGCCGCCGGGATCGGGGCGGTCGCCATCGGCCTGGGGCTGCTGGCCCGGGATCTGAACGTGGCGTTCCTGGTCGGGCTGGCCTTCGCGGTGGCGGCCTCGGCCAATCTGCCGGTGCTGCTCTACACGCTGTTCTGGCGGAACTTCACCACCCGGGGCGCGGTCTGGTCGGTCTACGGCGGGCTGGTCCCGGCGCTGGTCCTGGTGGTGCTGTCGCCGGTGGTCTCCGGCGGGCCGCACGCGCTGTTCCCCGGGGTGGACTTCCAGTTCTTCCCGCTGGAGAACCCGGGACTCGTCTCCATCCCGCTGGGCTTCCTGGCCGGGTGGCTGGGCACGGTGACCTCGCCCGAGCCGCCGGACGAGGCCCGCCACGCGGAGACGGAGGTGCGGTCGCTGACGGGGGCGGGCGCGGTCTAG
- a CDS encoding response regulator — MIDVLVVDDDRRVADINAAYAEKVPGFRVVAKAHSAAEALAVIAERPVDLVLLDHYLPDENGLAVVRELRRLGHHTDVIMVTAARDVSTVQAAMRQGALQYLVKPFNFAGLRTKLEAYAALRRTLDSGGEAEQAQVDRIFGALSVSAEPDLPKGHSPSTAELLRQVLLAADGPLSAQEIAERAGVSRQTAQRYLKLLERAGRVRLGLRYGETGRPEHRYEWATGR, encoded by the coding sequence ATGATCGACGTCCTCGTCGTGGACGACGACCGTCGGGTCGCCGACATCAATGCCGCGTACGCCGAGAAGGTTCCCGGTTTCCGGGTGGTGGCGAAGGCGCATTCGGCCGCGGAGGCGCTCGCGGTCATCGCCGAGCGCCCCGTCGATCTGGTCCTGCTCGACCACTATCTGCCGGACGAGAACGGCCTCGCCGTCGTACGTGAGCTGCGTAGGCTCGGCCACCACACCGACGTGATCATGGTGACGGCCGCCCGCGACGTGAGCACCGTCCAGGCCGCGATGCGCCAGGGGGCGCTCCAGTACCTCGTCAAGCCGTTCAACTTCGCGGGGCTGCGCACCAAGCTGGAGGCGTACGCGGCGCTGCGCCGCACCCTCGACAGCGGCGGCGAGGCCGAACAGGCCCAGGTGGACCGGATCTTCGGCGCCCTCTCGGTCTCGGCCGAGCCCGACCTGCCGAAGGGCCACTCCCCCTCCACCGCCGAACTGCTGCGCCAGGTGCTGCTCGCGGCCGACGGCCCGCTCTCGGCGCAGGAGATCGCGGAGCGGGCGGGGGTGAGCCGGCAGACGGCCCAGCGCTATCTGAAGCTCCTGGAGCGGGCGGGCCGGGTGCGGCTCGGTCTGCGCTACGGCGAGACCGGCCGCCCCGAGCACCGCTACGAGTGGGCGACCGGCCGCTGA